The Primulina eburnea isolate SZY01 chromosome 6, ASM2296580v1, whole genome shotgun sequence genome contains a region encoding:
- the LOC140833879 gene encoding probable serine/threonine-protein kinase At1g54610, with protein MGCVFGREISSSGPPSGEVVAGKGRGKGGKKGLSVPSGRREKVVVDPVSKSEEEGGGGGGEVQNGEDTKEEERKEGSRRRQKGERRRSRPNPRLSNPPMHIHGEQVAAGWPSWLSAVAGEAINGWTPRRADSFEKIDKIGQGTYSNVYKARDAISGKIVALKKVRFDNLEPESVRFMAREILILRRLDHPNIVKLHGLVTSRMSCSLYLVFDYMEHDLAGLSSSPGIKFTEPQVKCYMHQLLSGLEHCHNRHVLHRDIKGSNLLIDDGGVLKIADFGLASTFDPNNRQPMTSRVVTLWYRPPELLLGATEYGVGVDLWSAGCILAELFAGKPIMTGRTEVEQLHRIFKLCGSPSEEYWKKSRLPHATIFKPQQSYKRCIKETFKDFPQCSLPLIDTLLSIDPSERQTATAALKSEFFLTNPYACDPSSLPKYPPSKEIDAKRRDEESRRLRATGKAHADGGKKARVRERGMRPMAAPEANAELQTSIDRRRLITHANAKSKSEKFPPPHQDGGLGFPSGSSNHVDPTFDPPDVPFSSMNFSYSKDPIQTWSGPLADPAGVGAPRRKLKPSKKDYRKDKNYIRNNEKDTM; from the exons ATGGGGTGTGTTTTCGGGAGAGAGATTTCATCTTCTGGGCCGCCAAGTGGCGAGGTTGTAGCTGGAAAGGGGAGAGGTAAGGGAGGAAAAAAAGGTCTGTCTGTGCCTTCTGGGAGGAGAGAGAAAGTAGTAGTTGACCCAGTAAGTAAATCTGAGGAAgaaggcggcggcggcggcggcgaaGTCCAGAATGGCGAGGATACAAAGGAGGAAGAGCGGAAGGAGGGAAGCAGAAGGCGGCAAAAAGGTGAGAGGAGGAGGTCTAGGCCAAATCCTAGATTAAGTAACCCCCCTATGCACATTCATGGTGAGCAAGTGGCTGCTGGATGGCCATCTTGGCTCTCTGCTGTGGCAGGAGAGGCTATCAACGGATGGACTCCTCGACGTGCAGATTCGTTTGAAAAAATAGATAAG ATTGGGCAAGGTACTTATAGTAATGTGTATAAAGCTAGAGATGCCATATCAGGGAAGATCGTGGCATTGAAGAAGGTTAGATTCGACAATCTGGAGCCTGAGAGTGTGAGGTTTATGGCTAGGGAGATTTTGATTTTGCGACGCCTGGATCATCCAAACATCGTGAAGTTGCACGGATTGGTGACATCAAGAATGTCATGTAGTTTGTACTTGGTTTTCGATTACATGGAGCATGATTTGGCTGGCCTTTCTTCTAGCCCTGGGATCAAGTTTACAGAGCCTCAG GTGAAATGCTATATGCATCAGTTATTGTCTGGACTCGAGCACTGCCACAACCGGCATGTGTTGCACCGAGATATCAAGGGTTCCAATCTCCTTATTGATGATGGAGGAGTTCTCAAGATTGCTGATTTTGGATTGGCTTCTACTTTTGACCCTAATAACAGGCAGCCAATGACGAGTCGTGTGGTTACTCTTTGGTATAGGCCACCAGAGCTTCTTCTTGGTGCCACGGAGTATGGTGTAGGGGTGGACTTGTGGAGTGCCGGGTGCATTTTGGCTGAGCTATTTGCTGGGAAGCCCATCATGACTGGGCGCACAGAG GTGGAACAACTGCACAGGATTTTCAAGCTATGTGGCTCTCCATCTGAAGAATACTGGAAGAAGTCAAGGCTTCCTCATGCAACCATATTTAAACCCCAACAATCGTATAAAAGATGCATTAAGGAGACTTTTAAGGATTTCCCCCAATGTTCATTGCCTTTAATTGATACTTTACTTTCAATCGATCCAAGTGAACGTCAAACTGCTACAGCTGCACTCAAGAGTGAA TTCTTCTTAACCAATCCTTATGCATGTGATCCTTCTAGCCTTCCAAAGTATCCACCGAGTAAGGAAATAGATGCTAAGCGTCGTGACGAAGAATCTCGAAG GTTAAGAGCTACCGGTAAAGCTCATGCCGATGGTGGGAAGAAAGCTCGTGTTCGTGAACGAGGGATGCGGCCAATGGCTGCTCCTGAAGCCAATGCCGAGCTGCAAACCAGTATTGAT AGACGACGACTCATTACTCATGCAAATGCGAAGAGCAAAAGCGAAAAGTTCCCTCCTCCCCACCAAGATGGAGGGCTTGGTTTTCCTTCAGGTTCATCTAATCATGTCGATCCAACCTTTGATCCTCCTGATGTTCCCTTCAGTTCCATGAACTTCTCCTACTCGAAAGATCCGATTCAGACATGGTCCGGTCCATTGGCTGATCCAGCAGGTGTTGGTGCTCCAAGAAGAAAGTTGAAGCCATCAAAGAAGGATTATCGAAAGGATAAGAATTATATCAGAAATAACGAGAAAGATACCATGTAA
- the LOC140833880 gene encoding inactive beta-amylase 9-like, whose amino-acid sequence MEVSVMGSLQVNLGRNNDVGFFSFSKNLNARECNLKNSHNYSKGCNFGRSLVWPSKSVFGFTLRASATSENGVSVVPDKASNISRTVPVDGLKLYVGLPLDTVSNCNTISHTRAIATGLKALKLLGIDGVELPVYWGVAEKEAMGKYQWTSYLAVVEMVQKLGLKLHVSLCFHSSEEHKIQLPAWVSRVGESEPGIYFTDRSGLQYKNCLSLAVDDLPVLDGKTPVEVYKAFCNNFKSTFSGFLGSTITAISIGLGPEGELRYPSHHHSVNSNGAGEFQCYDKFMLSDLKHHAEMHGNPLWGLGGPHDSPSYDDHNPISRGFFMENGGSWESLYGDFFLCWYSNLLVSHGDRILSLAASTFKDMPITISGKVPLTHSWYRSRSHPSELAAGFYNTDNRGGYNAIAEIFSRNSCKMILPGMDLSDDHQSAASLSSPEMLLKQITSSCRDHGVKISGQNSSALGDSSGFEQIKKVLLDENVATDLFTYQRMGAYFFSPQHFPLFTQFTRCLKQPIQSLDDLPAEGDETVKSLHGMDLKMQVA is encoded by the exons ATGGAGGTTTCAGTGATGGGAAGTTTGCAGGTGAATCTCGGAAGAAATAATGATGTCGGGTTCTTTAGTTTTAGCAAGAATTTGAATGCTAGGGAGTGTAATTTGAAGAACAGTCATAATTACTCAAAGGGGTGTAATTTTGGTCGTAGCTTGGTTTGGCCTTCAAAATCTGTCTTTGGTTTCACTCTCAGAGCCTCTGCCACTTCTGAAAATGGGGTTTCGGTTGTTCCCGATAAAGcttcaaatatttcaagaacaGTTCCT GTTGATGGTCTGAAATTGTACGTCGGACTGCCACTTGATACTGTCTCTAACTGCAACACGATAAGCCATACACGAGCAATCGCGACTGGGCTGAAAGCTTTGAAATTATTGGGCATTGATGGTGTGGAACTCCCAGTTTACTGGGGTGTAGCTGAGAAGGAAGCCATGGGAAAGTATCAATGGACAAGCTACCTCGCTGTTGTGGAAATGGTTCAAAAATTGGGTCTTAAACTTCACGTGTCTCTCTGTTTCCATTCATCAGAAGAACACAAAATCCAACTTCCAGCATGGGTTTCTCGAGTCGGTGAATCTGAACCGGGTATCTATTTCACAGATCGCTCAGGCCTGCAATACAAAAATTGTCTGTCGTTAGCTGTGGACGATCTTCCTGTTTTAGATGGAAAGACTCCAGTTGAAGTATATAAAGCGTTTTGCAATAATTTCAAATCCACATTCTCAGGTTTCTTGGGTTCTACAATCACG GCTATATCAATTGGTCTTGGACCAGAAGGTGAGCTTCGATACCCATCTCACCACCATTCAGTCAATAGCAATGGAGCTGGAGAATTCCAGTGTTATGACAAATTTATGCTTAGCGATCTTAAGCACCATGCCGAAATGCATGGAAACCCTCTATGGGGACTCGGGGGTCCCCATGATTCTCCCAGCTACGATGACCATAATCCAATTTCTAGAGGTTTCTTCATGGAGAATGGTGGATCTTGGGAGAGCCTGTATGGTGATTTTTTTCTCTGTTGGTACTCGAACCTTTTGGTATCTCATGGAGATCGAATCTTGTCGCTCGCTGCATCAACCTTCAAAGACATGCCGATTACAATTTCTGGTAAAGTTCCTCTAACCCATTCCTGGTATAGATCCCGATCCCACCCTTCTGAGCTAGCAGCTGGATTCTACAACACTGATAACAGAGGTGGTTACAATGCCATTGCTGAAATCTTCTCAAGAAATTCATGCAAAATGATACTCCCTGGAATGGACCTATCAGACGACCACCAGTCAGCTGCATCTCTCTCGAGCCCAGAAATGTTACTCAAGCAAATAACATCTTCTTGCAGAGATCATGGAGTCAAAATATCTGGCCAAAACTCATCAGCTTTGGGTGATTCTTCAGGTTTTGAACAGATCAAGAAGGTTCTGTTAGACGAAAATGTAGCAACGGACTTGTTCACATATCAAAGAATGGGAGCTTATTTCTTTTCTCCTCAGCATTTTCCTTTGTTCACTCAATTCACACGGTGCCTAAAGCAACCGATTCAAAGTTTAGATGACTTACCGGCAGAAGGAGATGAAACTGTCAAGTCCCTCCATGGTATGGATCTCAAGATGCAAGTTGCTTAG